One Bacillota bacterium DNA segment encodes these proteins:
- a CDS encoding Wzz/FepE/Etk N-terminal domain-containing protein — protein sequence MKLLQVLKTYKKTIVAAILVSLLSGLLLSTCAVPRLYRATAVLMVAGAEDPATGKVSYLDVLANKQLVKTYCEIIPSKDVMNRVSQELHFTVSAEELRRAVRVRQKGDTVLIEISVYFPNSRQAASIANKTAEVFIEKEKTTLRMANVRLIDAASENRIPVSPNIPLYMVGAVLIGFILTFSGCLMVGCARRSPDIGNTPGKDDADGI from the coding sequence ATGAAACTTTTACAGGTTTTAAAAACTTACAAAAAGACTATTGTTGCCGCTATACTTGTTTCCCTATTAAGCGGGTTGCTGCTGAGCACCTGCGCGGTGCCGCGGCTCTACCGGGCTACAGCTGTGTTAATGGTTGCGGGAGCGGAAGACCCCGCCACCGGAAAGGTCAGTTACCTCGATGTGCTGGCTAATAAACAATTAGTCAAGACCTACTGTGAAATAATACCTAGTAAGGACGTAATGAACCGGGTGTCCCAGGAACTGCATTTCACCGTAAGTGCTGAGGAACTTCGTAGGGCTGTAAGGGTCAGACAAAAGGGCGACACGGTTTTAATTGAGATTTCGGTGTATTTCCCCAACTCGCGCCAGGCTGCAAGCATAGCCAACAAGACAGCCGAGGTTTTCATTGAGAAAGAAAAAACGACCTTGCGAATGGCCAACGTCAGGTTGATCGATGCTGCTTCCGAGAATAGAATCCCCGTTAGTCCCAACATACCGTTGTACATGGTAGGCGCGGTCTTGATCGGCTTTATCCTGACTTTCAGCGGATGTCTGATGGTGGGGTGCGCACGCCGGTCGCCCGACATTGGGAATACACCCGGAAAAGATGACGCCGATGGAATTTAG